AATTGCATTTGGTTGACGTCTACGTCTCAAGCTGTGGTAGAAGAGTTTGAAAAGCTGTTTACTGAGGCATTTGAATTGCCTTTAATTGTTTTAAACTCTGGCACCGCATCGCTTGATTTTGAATCGTTGCTTCTTAATTTGCCGTGCGATCTCGAAGTATTTCAAAATATATCACCGATCTCTCTAACCGGAACCGCTAAACGCAAAAACAAACAAGAATTTGCGCTGCACGAAAATGCTTCCATATTTTAATTAGGATATTATAATGCCAGTCGCTAAAAAAACCGAAACGGTGTCTTTTAAGCCTTATAAAATAAAAAAATTTAAGGCTTTAGATTCTAATGCAAAGTCTTTGTCTGAAAAAGATTTTTTGGGACATTGGAGCGTTATTTATTTCTATCCCAAAGATATGACTTCTGGTTGTACGATAGAGGCCAATGATTTTGAAAAAAAATTAAAAAATTTTAATGAATTAGATTGTCATGTCTTTGGTGTGAGTAAAGATTCATGTCAGAGTCATCTTAAGTTTGCTGAAAAAGAGGATCTAACCTTTACTTTAATTTCCGACGACAAAGGCGAAATGTGTGAAGCTTTTGGTGTTTGGAAAGAAAAATCAATGTACGGCAAAAAATATATGGGAATTGAGCGCTCTACATTTTTAATAAATCCAAATGGACAGGTTGTTTACGAATGGCGCAAGGTTAAAGTGACTGAACATGTCAATCAAGTTTTAAAGATTTTTAAAAGCATTCTTTAGTTAATGTTACTTTTGTTCATTTTGTGTTACCATATTTAAAATTTAGTCCATTCTTTCTGTTAGATTGGGGTGTTCATTATGGATAACCAAAATAAAATTTTAATCAAAGAAATGGTTCAACTTGATTCTACAGATCTTGCAAAAGGATATCCAAAATGGTTTAGATTTATAGAAATAGTTGGATTAATTCTTTTTTTTCTCCTTATAACATTAATTTTTAAAAAAATTTTATTTTTATCTTTTGAGCTATGGTTTTTATTTGTTCCCGCGTTATTTTTAGGGTGGATTTTTAGCGACTTTCTGGCTGGTGTCGTCCATTGGGCTGGGGATACTTGGGGATCTGTTGATGTTCCTATCCTTGGACCAGCTCTTATTCGACCATTCCGAGAACACCATGTGGATCCCACATCGATTACGCGTCACGATTTTATAGAAACAAATGCGGCAAGCGCTCTAGCAGGAATTCCTGTTTTGAGTCTTTGTTTATTGATGAATGTGGGGCCAGAATTAAAATTGAATTCATTTCTTGTATTTTTTATTTTTTCGATGATTTTTTTTGTTTTTTTTACCAATCAAATTCATAAATGGTCGCATACTTCTAATCCAAATAAAATAATAAAATTTTTACAGAAATATCATATTTTATTAAACCCAAATCATCATAATATTCATCACACGCCACCGTTTAATAAATACTATTGCATAACTTCGGGGTGGTTAAATCCTATTTTAAATCGTATCCAATTTTTTCCTCGAATGGAAATTGTAATCACAAAATTTACAAAGGCCTTGCCAAGGAGGGAAGATCTTGGCACAACGGTAGCTGAGAGGTTATTTGAAGTATCACAGTCTTCCCCAATAAGTAAAATTCATGAGTGACTTGCAAAAAATTCAGCAACAAGTAAAAATTAAGATGATGTCGTATCTTATGGAAGGGGTCGGTAGATTTCCAACCCCTTCCTTCCCAGTTGCACAACCGCATATTGTCGATAACTTCCCTCCCACAACTCAGGTGTCTACATGTAACCGTTGTGAGCTTGCACAGTGTCGAAAGCGCGTTGTTGTAGCCACACAGTATGAGCCAAGAGATTATTTTGTGTTAGCAGATTTTCCTGATGTCAATGATGAACAGAGTTCAGAGGTCTTTTCGAGCAGTTCACCACTTTCGGCAATTGCTATTAATTTATTGAATAAGCTAAAAATTTTTTCGCAATGTCATTTTTCTTTTGCGTTAAAATGTGTTCCAGCAAAGTTGCTGCCGCTAAATGCATTAACAACATGTGCGCGCTCTAATCTTGCCCCGGAGTTGTCTCAAGTCTCTCCTAAAATGATTCTCTGTTTTGGTCAAAAAGCTTTTCGTGCGTTATCGTGCTTAGATCCTCTGTTGGTACAAGAGCCATTTGAAGAGAACACGCAGTTGCGTTTTGTGTTGCGAGATAATATGCCAATTATATTGTTTTTTCTTCCAAGTCTTCAAGATT
This region of Spirobacillus cienkowskii genomic DNA includes:
- a CDS encoding fatty acid desaturase family protein translates to MDNQNKILIKEMVQLDSTDLAKGYPKWFRFIEIVGLILFFLLITLIFKKILFLSFELWFLFVPALFLGWIFSDFLAGVVHWAGDTWGSVDVPILGPALIRPFREHHVDPTSITRHDFIETNAASALAGIPVLSLCLLMNVGPELKLNSFLVFFIFSMIFFVFFTNQIHKWSHTSNPNKIIKFLQKYHILLNPNHHNIHHTPPFNKYYCITSGWLNPILNRIQFFPRMEIVITKFTKALPRREDLGTTVAERLFEVSQSSPISKIHE
- a CDS encoding peroxiredoxin codes for the protein MPVAKKTETVSFKPYKIKKFKALDSNAKSLSEKDFLGHWSVIYFYPKDMTSGCTIEANDFEKKLKNFNELDCHVFGVSKDSCQSHLKFAEKEDLTFTLISDDKGEMCEAFGVWKEKSMYGKKYMGIERSTFLINPNGQVVYEWRKVKVTEHVNQVLKIFKSIL